The proteins below are encoded in one region of Silene latifolia isolate original U9 population chromosome 2, ASM4854445v1, whole genome shotgun sequence:
- the LOC141643578 gene encoding growth-regulating factor 1-like yields MDFELVAIDGFELQHQEKSKYNNIINNNHGSGLVKHERSDPFEDEANRVNKMGKRVDDLSLRSDSSKQQMLSFSSSNNNDKNGFSFHQHQQQQSPSIGPTTYYNSRTPAGNMNGSFTGIKGPFTPAQWIELEHQAMIYKYLTANLPVPSNLLIPIRKAIQSTGYPGFSIGSYPSHSYGWGSFHIGFSGNTDPEPGRCRRTDGKKWRCSRDAVPDQKYCERHINRGRHRSRKPVEGQTGQAASGATTPKVLPPMSTSMPSLVTPGDGVPNGIAIAQHQTLASADSITKRLNDQQGGSVMSPTIILESKETQYSVPKQHISYGESSASEFGIVSSDSLLNPSQKSSYSECKTYNSLLEFNNTQQNQDEYPLRHFTENWPPKDPSHPSAIPWPRDLKSDWTQLSMSIPESTDFSSSSSSPNQEKVTISPLGLGVGTIVPEGACKTNAWIPVAFGNTMGGPLGEVLNNSSNGMEKGEGCWDGSPILGTSPTGVLQKSTFVSVSNSSSCCGSPRGEQKKTVEGPNL; encoded by the exons ATGGACTTTGAATTAGTTGCCATTGATGGGTTTGAACTACAACATCAAGAAAAGTCAaagtataataatattattaataataaccATGGATCTGGGTTGGTCAAACATGAAAGATCCGACCCGTTTGAAGATGAGGCCAATCGGGTTAATAAAATGGGTAAACGGGTTGATGATTTGAGTTTGAGATCTGATTCTAGTAAACAACAAATGCTGAGCTTTTCTTCaagtaataataatgataaaaatGGGTTTTCATTTCATCAGCATCAGCAACAGCAAAGCCCATCTATTGGCCCAACTACTTATTACAACTCCAGAACTCCTGCTG GAAACATGAATGGATCTTTTACAGGAATCAAAGGACCATTTACACCAGCTCAATGGATTGAGTTGGAACATCAGGCTATGATCTACAAGTACCTCACTGCAAATCTTCCTGTTCCTTCTAATTTGCTTATTCCAATTAGAAAAGCGATCCAATCTACCGGGTATCCCGGCTTCTCTATTGGGTCTTATCCTTCCCATTCAT ATGGATGGGGATCTTTCCATATAGGATTCTCCGGCAACACTGATCCTGAGCCAGGAAGGTGTCGTCGTACTGATGGAAAGAAATGGCGGTGCTCGAGGGATGCTGTTCCTGACCAAAAATATTGTGAAAGACATATTAACAGGGGCCGCCATCGTTCAAGAAAGCCTGTGGAAGGCCAAACTGGCCAAGCTGCCTCTGGAGCCACCACCCCCAAGGTGCTGCCACCGATGTCTACTTCCATGCCATCGTTGGTAACACCTGGCGATGGTGTCCCCAATGGCATTGCTATTGCTCAACACCAAACCTTAGCTTCTGCTGACTCAATCACTAAACG CCTGAATGATCAACAGGGCGGTTCCGTGATGTCACCCACCATCATTCTGGAATCTAAGGAGACTCAATACTCCGTCCCAAAACAACATATTTCATATGGTGAATCGTCAGCTTCGGAGTTTGGGATTGTTTCGAGTGATTCTCTCCTCAACCCGTCTCAGAAAAGTTCATACTCTGAATGTAAAACCTACAATTCTTTGCTGGAGTTCAACAACACTCAGCAAAACCAAGATGAGTATCCACTTCGACATTTCACAGAAAACTGGCCTCCTAAAGACCCGTCTCACCCTTCTGCTATTCCCTGGCCGAGAGACCTGAAATCAGACTGGACCCAACTCTCAATGTCAATTCCAGAGTCAACTGActtttcatcatcctcatcctctccCAATCAAGAGAAAGTTACCATCTCGCCTTTGGGTTTGGGGGTAGGGACCATAGTACCCGAGGGGGCCTGTAAGACAAATGCCTGGATACCAGTTGCTTTCGGGAATACAATGGGAGGTCCTTTAGGGGAAGTTCTAAATAATTCAAGTAACGGAATGGAAAAGGGTGAAGGCTGTTGGGATGGAAGTCCTATACTCGGGACTTCACCAACAGGCGTTCTCCAGAAATCGACATTTGTTTCAGTTTCAAACAGTAGTTCTTGTTGTGGAAGTCCAAGGGGTGAGCAAAAGAAGACTGTAGAGGGCCCCAATCTCTGA